Proteins co-encoded in one Terriglobales bacterium genomic window:
- a CDS encoding TolC family protein, with amino-acid sequence MDDLRIPLRLPSLAEIRQLAEPNNPDLHAALAAVQLANQDVAVAWSGHLPSLSFDYFYGIDANRLATRTGSIRNLGYAASATLNLPIWNWGATQSKVRQAGLRRRQARLELSAAQRQLLANLHAFYGEAEAARSELETLRSSAELASESLHLTTLRYQAGEASVLEVVDAQNTATQARNAYDDGEARYRVGLAVLQTLTGSY; translated from the coding sequence GTGGACGACCTCCGCATCCCGCTGCGCCTGCCCTCCCTGGCAGAGATCCGGCAACTGGCGGAGCCCAACAACCCGGACCTGCACGCTGCGCTGGCCGCGGTCCAGCTTGCCAACCAGGACGTTGCCGTTGCCTGGAGCGGACACCTGCCCTCGCTGAGCTTCGATTACTTCTATGGGATCGACGCCAACCGCTTGGCGACTCGCACGGGCAGCATCCGGAACCTGGGCTACGCCGCAAGCGCGACCCTGAACCTGCCGATATGGAATTGGGGAGCCACGCAGAGCAAGGTGCGCCAGGCGGGACTGCGCCGCCGGCAGGCCCGGCTGGAGTTGAGCGCCGCCCAGCGGCAGTTGCTGGCCAACCTGCATGCCTTTTACGGGGAGGCGGAGGCCGCCCGCTCGGAGCTGGAAACCTTGCGCAGCTCCGCTGAGCTGGCCTCCGAGAGCCTGCATCTGACCACGTTGCGCTACCAGGCCGGGGAAGCTTCGGTGCTGGAGGTGGTAGACGCGCAGAACACAGCCACCCAGGCGCGCAACGCGTACGATGATGGCGAAGCGCGCTATCGGGTTGGTCTGGCTGTTCTTCAGACACTGACAGGCAGCTACTGA